Within the Opitutaceae bacterium genome, the region TGTCGCGCAGCAGCTCGAACCAGGTTAGGGCGCTGTGGTGCGCCCCTCCTTTTCCGAGGCAGTTGGCATAAAAGAGAATGCGAGTCATGTAATCAGAGTATCGGGTACTCCGGTTTTGCTTATCGCACCACCCGGTCTTGTAGCAATCTGGCTTGCGGAGATTCCGCGAAAGCTACCGTTTTGACATGAATTCGTTTCGAATTCTACACAGAGCCAGCCAGAAATCTCATTCGAAGGAGTACGCCTCAACGAGGACGATGCCCATCTCGCCGTTCTTCGTGTCTACAACGGCGGAGTAACGTCCGGGTGAAAGCTCCGTTACCAGCGCGGCGTCAAACGACCCTTCAACCAGGGGAAAGGCGCCAACTGTGGATGAACCCGCACGAATGCTTGTGGCGTTCGCGGTCCAGTCGTCATTGGCGACAAGTTTTCGGCCATCGTTTGAGTCGTGCAGCGTGAGGATGGGATCCCGGAGAGCGTCGCTCACTTGGAAACTGCGCAGCGAGGGTCCTGCCGCGCGCAGGAGAACACGCTGGCTGTTTGAACCCGCAACTGCGAAGCCGATGATCGGCTTCTGGTCTCCGTCCTTCATCATCGCTCGAGCAGCGATGTTTGAAAGCCTGCAGGTGCTGCTCGCCGGGTTCAGGTCGTATATCTCGCCCAGAACGATCCCGCTTGAGCCGTCGGAACTTGTTACCACCATCGTGTAGGAACCAGGCGTGAGAGTTGCCAGCAGTGCGGCATCACGACTCCCGCTGTCGAAACCAAACGCGCCGACCTTGGCCGCAGCCGCACGAACAGCCGCTGCTTGGCTCGTCGAAGCAGACCAATCATCATTGGTTGTAATGAGCTTTTGATCGGGGAGGGAATAGAGTTCGATCTTTGGGTCTTTGTGGGCGCCACTGAGTCCGAATTCCCTGAGTGCCGGCCCCGCGGCTCGCAGCAGTACCTCCTTTGCGCCTGTTCCGACAATGTTGACACCAATGATCAGGACTTGATCTCCGGAGCTTATTCCAGAGCGGCAGGAGAGATTGACGAACTGTGCCCGGTGTGTCGGAGACCCTGGGAGCTCGGGTTGATTTCCGGTGTCCTGGGACGGTTGAGATGGGGCGTCGGGCTGCGCGGGGGAGACAGGCGTTTCCGCGACCGGGGCGGACGGGCTCGCGTGAGCCGCAGCCGGCAAGCTCGTGACCAGGTGCGCGGTCGCGAGGTCCTTCTTCCGATCAATATCGTTATCGCTCTCAACAATCAACACGCTTCCCTTGGGCTCGCGCACACGAAGACCCGCGTTAAACTTCTGGCTGAAGGCAGACTGGAACTTCACGGTGTTGTTGCTGAAAAACACGTTCATGGTTCGGCGGGAATCCAGGGGGTCGAACGTGACTACGGCTGTGACACCGAACACGGGCCCCAGAGAATTCTCTGAGACGAGCCAGTCGTTGTCCTTGAAAAGGCAATGTCCCGCCTCTCCAGATCCTGAAGCGTTTTTTGAAGAGAGTAGACTGCAACCGGCGTTCGTGGTGCGAAACACATCGTCCAGCGAGTTGTTAGTGAATTGGAGGGCCTCCATTTCCCCTGCGACCACCACCGGCCCCGAGAAGGAGTTCCCAGTCAGGGTGAGGCCGACGCTCCCACCAAGGAGAACTCCGTAGTCCCAGGACGGGGAGACCACGTTGCCCGCGACCTTCATGTTCTCGATCGCAGGCGAAAAGTTCACGTTCAACTTGGATGCGGACGCCTTCGAAGCGTCGATCATGAGGGGGAGTCCGTTCAATGGGTTGAGAAGTTCGATTGTATTCGCATCCACACGACGGATTCGGTAGCGCCTGAAGGCGTCGATGCCCGTCGGGACCACATCGGATTTCGAGGCGGGAACAATCTCCACCTGCATGCCGGAGATGAAGTGATGGGTCGGTATTGTGATGCGACCGCTCGATTGGAATGCAGAACCGGTGACGACGGCATTTCGTCCCTGGGCTGCGAAGTTGAGATCCCACGGGTTGACCAAAAGGCCGTAGCGGGAGGTGGTGGGACTCGTTACTGAACCGGCGATTGTATTGTTCTCGAAGGTGATGTCGGACATCTCCTTGAACGTACCGAAATGGACACCTCCCGAATTGAGCATGGAGCTTGGTCCCAGCTCAAATCGGTTGTTCCGGATGACGACCTTCGTCATGCGGTGCTGACTCCCTTCGACCAGGTTCACGATCCGGCCGTTTCCTCCATCATGGCTGATGTAGAGACCGTCCCCCTTAATATCCAAGACCTGGTTGTTCTCGATCAGGATGTTCTCGAAGTAGGCCGAATCGGAGACGGTCGTGATTGCAATCCCGTGTGAATAGGCACCAGTCACCGCGTTATTTCGGATGACGAGGTTGCGGATTCCCGCACCCCCGTCGGCCGTCAGCTGCAGGTTTCCCCTGACCGAGCATCGTTCAATCGTGACATCCTCCGAGACCAGCTTCTTGCCGGGTTCGCCGAAACTGGCCATGTTGAAGAAGTGATTGTCCCCCGCGGTGCTCGTGTCCTCCGGTTCGCCGGAGTCGATGCCGCTTTGGAAGCCAACGCAGTCATGGATCCAGACCCGCAGGGTGCGGTAGCGGAGCTGGATGGCGCGACGCGAATGGCCATTGTCGAGATCGAAAGCAAGGTCGCAGATCTCGATGTCGTGCTGGACGGCGGACGTGTCCTTGAGGGTGTCAGTTCCCTCGTCCGCGAATCGACGGTCCCCGATTGTGACCATTGACCGATTGGTGCCCGGACGCGGCATCTTCAGGACGGAGACGAGGGTGCCGCTTGCGTCCCGTTCGCCCTGGAGTCGGATGTTGCTCTCCAACTGAATTGAACGGGAGTACACATCAGGATTGATGGTGTAGGTCCCCTTCGGAAACAGAATCGTGCCGCCCCCCTTCGCGGCGAGGGCCTTTATCGCCTCGTTCACGTGCCAGGTGTCGTCGATACCGTCGTTCGGTTTGGCGCCGTGTTCAAGCACGCTCAAGGTCCGCTGGGGGATGGAAGGCAGTGTCTGGCTGAGTGCGAGCGACGGGAGGAGAAGGCTCAGAAGAATGGATGCAATTCGCTTTGCTCTGCTGGGAACACCGTGCGGATGGGTGGCGGGACGTGACATGGGCGTGCTGATGCCACGTCAATCGGCTGCAGCGGCCGCCCGCTCGCGTTACCTTTTTATCAAAGGAATGTAAGTGCTCTCCCGCCTGCGTCCATTTGGGGTCACCAAACCCGATCACTGGGGGTAACACCCGTCCTAGCGCTTTCGCACGGAGCCGGTGATCACAATGAAGGCGATCAATGGAATCAGCGATTGCATCCAACCGGTGATCATGTTCTCGGTCGGGCCGATCGCGAAAATGGTGTAACAGTAGAAGGCGGTGATCGTCCCTGATTTTGAGTACCGCACGAACAGGTTTGCCATCCACCGATAGAAGACGCCGAACAGGAAGTACACGACTGCGACGCCGGGCAAGTGGAAGTTCCAATAGGCCTCAGCCACAGCGCCGGGAGGTATGCCCCACACGGAGTTGAAGAACGTCGCGCCAGCCCGGAAATCCGTCCCGCGGGGCTTTGTCGGCCAGATGGCGCGGGGGATGACGCGGAGGGGTATCACCCAATAGGTTTCGCCCCAAAGGAGGGGGGATGAATCCGGCACGTAGTGAAAAATTGGATACGCACTCGAGTATGCCCCGCGCCTGTGCGCGAGTTCCTCGTAGGTGGCCAGGGC harbors:
- a CDS encoding glycosyl hydrolase family 28-related protein — its product is MSRPATHPHGVPSRAKRIASILLSLLLPSLALSQTLPSIPQRTLSVLEHGAKPNDGIDDTWHVNEAIKALAAKGGGTILFPKGTYTINPDVYSRSIQLESNIRLQGERDASGTLVSVLKMPRPGTNRSMVTIGDRRFADEGTDTLKDTSAVQHDIEICDLAFDLDNGHSRRAIQLRYRTLRVWIHDCVGFQSGIDSGEPEDTSTAGDNHFFNMASFGEPGKKLVSEDVTIERCSVRGNLQLTADGGAGIRNLVIRNNAVTGAYSHGIAITTVSDSAYFENILIENNQVLDIKGDGLYISHDGGNGRIVNLVEGSQHRMTKVVIRNNRFELGPSSMLNSGGVHFGTFKEMSDITFENNTIAGSVTSPTTSRYGLLVNPWDLNFAAQGRNAVVTGSAFQSSGRITIPTHHFISGMQVEIVPASKSDVVPTGIDAFRRYRIRRVDANTIELLNPLNGLPLMIDASKASASKLNVNFSPAIENMKVAGNVVSPSWDYGVLLGGSVGLTLTGNSFSGPVVVAGEMEALQFTNNSLDDVFRTTNAGCSLLSSKNASGSGEAGHCLFKDNDWLVSENSLGPVFGVTAVVTFDPLDSRRTMNVFFSNNTVKFQSAFSQKFNAGLRVREPKGSVLIVESDNDIDRKKDLATAHLVTSLPAAAHASPSAPVAETPVSPAQPDAPSQPSQDTGNQPELPGSPTHRAQFVNLSCRSGISSGDQVLIIGVNIVGTGAKEVLLRAAGPALREFGLSGAHKDPKIELYSLPDQKLITTNDDWSASTSQAAAVRAAAAKVGAFGFDSGSRDAALLATLTPGSYTMVVTSSDGSSGIVLGEIYDLNPASSTCRLSNIAARAMMKDGDQKPIIGFAVAGSNSQRVLLRAAGPSLRSFQVSDALRDPILTLHDSNDGRKLVANDDWTANATSIRAGSSTVGAFPLVEGSFDAALVTELSPGRYSAVVDTKNGEMGIVLVEAYSFE